A single Alphaproteobacteria bacterium DNA region contains:
- a CDS encoding phage head closure protein, with the protein MFGIGTYRQRLYVQQENPVADTGGGNAMAWTTINTIWASIEPVSGNEQMIAGKPSGTVTHRIHTRYDATITPAMRLMLGSRIYNIRSIKNIQERNRVLEILAEEGVAT; encoded by the coding sequence ATGTTCGGAATCGGAACTTACCGTCAGCGCTTATATGTGCAGCAGGAAAACCCGGTTGCGGATACTGGCGGCGGCAATGCCATGGCGTGGACCACCATCAATACCATTTGGGCATCGATTGAACCTGTTAGCGGCAATGAACAAATGATTGCAGGCAAGCCAAGCGGCACGGTTACACATCGCATTCATACGCGTTATGACGCAACCATCACACCCGCGATGCGGCTTATGCTGGGTAGCCGCATCTATAATATCCGTTCCATCAAAAATATTCAGGAACGCAACCGCGTATTGGAAATTCTTGCCGAAGAAGGCGTCGCGACATGA
- a CDS encoding DUF2163 domain-containing protein yields MKTVSPELQTHLSKELSTLATLVKITRKDNVVLGFTTTDKDLVIGGVTYKADGAFQASAIQNRAALSTDNLDIIGLLDSASISDADLRAGLYDHARIDVYMCNWADLTQGVMQLRRGWLGEVKLIGGKYQAELRGFLDLLQRPFGKTYSPECRHGFGDTSCKINLASFTVTGSVSSVVDASQFTDATRSEANNIFNYGLLTWTSGANTGLSMEVKSFIAKQFTLWLPMPYPITVGNSYSVYNGCDKRFATCQSIFNNAVNFGGFPHLPGVDRTLNYPDARS; encoded by the coding sequence ATGAAGACTGTCTCACCTGAATTGCAAACGCATCTATCAAAAGAACTTTCAACACTTGCAACGCTGGTTAAAATTACACGCAAAGATAATGTGGTATTGGGGTTCACAACCACGGATAAAGATTTAGTGATCGGTGGCGTTACCTATAAGGCCGATGGCGCCTTTCAGGCGAGCGCCATTCAGAATCGCGCTGCGCTTTCAACAGATAATCTGGATATTATTGGTTTGCTGGACAGCGCAAGCATCAGTGACGCGGATTTGCGCGCAGGGTTATATGATCATGCACGTATCGATGTGTATATGTGCAATTGGGCGGATTTAACCCAAGGCGTGATGCAGTTGCGCCGTGGATGGCTTGGTGAAGTAAAGCTGATCGGCGGCAAATATCAGGCTGAATTACGTGGATTTCTTGATTTATTGCAACGGCCATTTGGCAAAACCTATTCGCCCGAATGCCGTCACGGATTTGGGGATACAAGTTGTAAAATAAATTTGGCGAGTTTTACAGTAACGGGCAGCGTGAGCAGCGTCGTTGACGCGTCACAGTTTACCGATGCAACGCGCAGTGAAGCCAATAATATATTTAACTATGGATTGCTGACGTGGACATCGGGCGCAAATACCGGCCTTTCGATGGAGGTAAAAAGTTTTATAGCAAAGCAATTCACGTTATGGCTGCCCATGCCCTATCCCATAACGGTCGGCAACAGCTATTCGGTTTATAATGGATGCGATAAACGGTTTGCAACTTGCCAAAGTATATTCAACAACGCGGTAAATTTTGGCGGCTTTCCGCATTTGCCAGGGGTTGACCGTACATTGAATTACCCCGATGCACGAAGTTAG
- a CDS encoding NlpC/P60 family protein, producing MNDTKQTLVTAARACIGTPFYHQGRIAGIGLDCIGLVIHAVKQIGIPVNDQTDYGREPEGERLHAALIAHGFEQVNDITAGDVLLFRFNGEAQHVGLAVSHDAMVHAYAPIGRVVETGLGETWQRRIAGIYRAANIEEL from the coding sequence ATGAATGATACCAAGCAAACACTGGTAACTGCCGCCAGAGCATGTATCGGCACGCCGTTTTATCACCAAGGGCGCATCGCGGGCATCGGGCTTGATTGTATTGGACTTGTCATCCATGCAGTAAAGCAAATCGGTATACCCGTGAATGACCAAACCGATTATGGCCGCGAGCCGGAGGGTGAGCGGCTTCACGCCGCGCTTATTGCGCATGGGTTTGAACAGGTGAATGATATTACTGCGGGTGATGTATTGCTATTTCGCTTTAATGGCGAAGCGCAACATGTGGGATTGGCCGTTTCACATGATGCAATGGTCCATGCCTATGCACCCATCGGCCGTGTGGTTGAAACGGGGCTGGGCGAGACATGGCAACGGCGTATTGCAGGCATATATCGCGCCGCTAATATTGAGGAATTATAA
- a CDS encoding lysozyme, whose translation MMRTMNDAGFALLKAHEGLKLQAYLCPGGVLTIGYGHTGDVKPLQQITIEEAERLLQKDVARFERCINHSVLIPLTSNQFSALVCFAFNIGVEAFLRSTLLNLLNRGWYEQVPAQLMRWTMSRGVELPGLITRRKDEAALWNKEDADV comes from the coding sequence ATGATGCGCACGATGAACGATGCCGGATTTGCATTGCTTAAAGCACATGAGGGGCTAAAGCTTCAGGCTTATTTGTGTCCTGGCGGTGTTTTGACGATTGGGTATGGGCATACGGGCGACGTAAAGCCGTTGCAACAAATTACCATCGAGGAAGCGGAACGCTTGCTACAAAAGGATGTTGCGCGGTTTGAGCGCTGCATTAATCATTCTGTGCTTATTCCGCTTACATCAAACCAGTTTTCAGCATTGGTATGCTTTGCGTTTAATATCGGGGTGGAGGCATTTTTACGCTCCACTCTTCTCAATTTACTCAATCGCGGTTGGTATGAACAAGTGCCAGCACAATTAATGCGTTGGACGATGTCACGCGGTGTGGAATTGCCAGGGCTGATCACGCGCCGAAAGGATGAAGCGGCGTTATGGAATAAGGAAGATGCAGATGTTTGA
- a CDS encoding 3-deoxy-manno-octulosonate cytidylyltransferase: MTNAPKNLSNPILLIPARMQAARLPGKPLADIAGTPMIVHVWKRASEAKLGRVVVAAAEKEIVDAINAAGGEAVLTNANLPTGSDRIYEALTKLDPEGKHDAVINVQGDVPTLESKYIRTAYETLQKSDADIATLITPITSEADIHASQVVKAVVELPEGVQTGRAHYFTRVAAPSGAGPYYCHVGLYAYRRSALERFVKSPRSTLEKREGLEQLRALAIGLRIDATIIDTLPLGVDTPQDLEKAREVLGGRK, translated from the coding sequence ATGACAAACGCGCCGAAAAACCTTTCGAATCCTATTCTGTTGATACCTGCGCGGATGCAGGCTGCACGTCTGCCGGGTAAACCGCTTGCCGATATTGCGGGCACGCCCATGATTGTCCATGTATGGAAACGCGCCAGCGAAGCAAAGCTTGGCCGCGTGGTGGTTGCAGCGGCAGAAAAGGAAATTGTTGATGCGATTAACGCAGCAGGCGGGGAAGCAGTACTTACCAATGCAAATCTACCTACGGGTTCCGATCGAATTTATGAGGCGCTGACGAAATTGGACCCTGAAGGCAAGCACGATGCGGTAATCAATGTGCAGGGCGATGTGCCAACATTGGAATCTAAGTACATTCGCACGGCTTATGAAACGCTGCAGAAATCTGATGCTGATATTGCAACGCTGATTACGCCGATTACCAGCGAAGCGGATATACACGCATCGCAAGTTGTAAAAGCGGTTGTCGAATTACCGGAAGGCGTGCAAACAGGCCGCGCCCATTATTTCACGCGCGTTGCAGCACCTTCGGGGGCTGGCCCTTATTATTGTCATGTGGGATTATATGCGTATCGCCGCAGCGCGCTGGAACGCTTTGTAAAAAGCCCGCGCAGCACATTGGAAAAACGCGAAGGACTTGAACAGTTACGGGCACTGGCAATCGGGTTGCGCATTGATGCAACCATTATCGATACCTTGCCGCTTGGCGTTGATACGCCGCAGGATTTGGAAAAAGCACGCGAAGTATTAGGTGGAAGAAAATGA
- a CDS encoding prephenate dehydratase, translated as MNKKIIAFQGRPGAYSDLACHAVFPDWQTLPCNSFEDAFAAVHEAKATYFMMPFENSTAGRVADIHHILPNGGLHIIAEHYQPVEHHLLGLPGATLGDIKFAHSHIQALSQCKNFLRSHAIKPVMKEDTAGSAADLKPLNDPSIAAIASSLAGKIYGLQSLAGNINDQVGNTTRFLVMAREAVVPEVGKSECITSFVFRLRSVPAALYKALGGFASNGVNITKIESYMVDNKFTAAQFYADVEGHKDDKQLKLAFEELNFFAEEIKILGVYPAHPFRKS; from the coding sequence ATGAACAAGAAAATAATCGCATTTCAGGGTCGTCCCGGTGCTTATTCCGATTTGGCATGCCACGCGGTATTTCCCGATTGGCAAACCCTTCCCTGCAATTCGTTTGAAGATGCGTTCGCGGCAGTGCACGAAGCCAAGGCAACCTATTTCATGATGCCATTTGAAAATTCAACCGCTGGGCGCGTTGCGGATATTCATCACATTCTTCCCAATGGCGGCTTGCATATTATTGCCGAGCACTATCAACCGGTGGAACACCACTTGCTGGGCCTGCCCGGTGCAACGCTTGGCGATATCAAATTTGCGCATAGCCACATTCAGGCATTAAGCCAATGCAAGAATTTCCTGCGCAGCCACGCGATAAAACCGGTAATGAAAGAAGATACAGCAGGTTCAGCGGCGGATTTGAAACCCTTGAATGATCCAAGCATCGCCGCGATTGCATCAAGTCTTGCTGGAAAGATTTATGGCTTACAAAGCCTCGCTGGAAATATTAATGATCAGGTGGGAAACACAACGCGCTTTCTGGTGATGGCGCGCGAAGCGGTCGTTCCGGAGGTTGGCAAAAGCGAATGCATTACATCATTCGTATTCCGTTTGCGCTCAGTTCCTGCCGCGCTGTACAAAGCACTTGGCGGTTTTGCATCAAACGGGGTGAACATCACCAAAATCGAAAGCTACATGGTCGATAATAAATTCACCGCGGCGCAATTCTATGCCGATGTGGAAGGCCATAAAGACGATAAACAATTGAAGCTGGCATTTGAAGAATTAAACTTCTTCGCGGAAGAGATAAAAATCCTTGGTGTTTATCCGGCGCATCCATTTCGTAAATCTTAG
- a CDS encoding phage tail assembly chaperone — protein MASLALARGPAIAVLMDEFTKNAMGTACGVMGWAPDVFWQATPFDLLNAWHGYETFHGLKPANDLTHADVRELRKILNDLK, from the coding sequence ATGGCTTCGCTCGCATTGGCTCGCGGGCCAGCAATCGCTGTCCTTATGGATGAGTTCACAAAAAATGCGATGGGTACAGCCTGTGGCGTAATGGGCTGGGCACCAGACGTGTTTTGGCAAGCAACGCCATTTGATTTATTAAACGCGTGGCATGGGTATGAAACATTTCATGGCCTGAAACCCGCGAATGATTTGACGCATGCTGACGTGCGCGAGTTAAGAAAAATATTAAACGACTTAAAATAG
- a CDS encoding DUF3168 domain-containing protein, which produces MTTSLFAVQEAVYGALTSSTALQALLGNPVRLYDVIPPAALFPYATLGDVLIKEFDTKDQTGFEQSLILHVWSRYRGRKELKQIIQTIYDVLHNSALSITGANYVSCQFQSASTLQENDGLTLHGILRYRIIVQH; this is translated from the coding sequence ATGACCACATCACTTTTTGCAGTGCAGGAAGCTGTGTATGGTGCACTGACATCCAGCACAGCACTGCAAGCATTACTGGGTAATCCGGTTCGATTATATGATGTGATACCACCTGCTGCGTTGTTTCCATATGCGACGCTTGGCGATGTATTGATAAAAGAATTTGATACAAAAGACCAGACCGGATTTGAGCAATCACTCATTCTGCATGTGTGGTCGCGTTACCGCGGGCGCAAGGAACTCAAGCAAATCATCCAGACCATTTATGATGTGTTGCATAACAGTGCACTGAGTATAACCGGCGCAAATTATGTATCTTGCCAGTTTCAATCCGCCAGCACGCTTCAGGAAAATGATGGCCTGACGCTTCATGGCATCCTTCGTTACCGAATAATTGTTCAGCATTAA
- a CDS encoding DUF2793 domain-containing protein — translation MANTPRLNMPYLIAGQAQKEISHNDALNDMDSLAQISVINKTTATPPATPADGDSYIIAASPTGVWAGNANAIASYYSGWRIKTPKTGWFAYVQAEAVFYLFDGSTWNVYKGVVPLGSAAAPSYSFIGDSDTGIYSPGANQVAIATGGVQRMSVDASGNTNVAGVLATSNHTITSNSSTALIVGPNGATNPVLQIDDSTVSQNAGLKLVGGTTGTAPQLQVTSPDTNQALVFLTKGNSPFRFSNNSAAVATPNTDPTVKIRNLSATTNNASVLQFENTSGQAVAQIDGVNESHSVKTGSMVFYTGISGTLTQVMKLDSSANVIFGTAAISTSATNGFVYIPTCAGAPTGVPTSYTGRVPMVYDTTNNKLCIYNGAWKTVTLT, via the coding sequence ATGGCCAACACACCGCGCCTGAACATGCCTTATCTAATCGCAGGACAAGCGCAAAAGGAAATTTCACATAATGATGCGCTGAACGATATGGATAGTTTGGCCCAGATATCGGTTATCAATAAAACAACCGCTACGCCGCCCGCTACGCCTGCTGATGGGGATAGTTATATCATTGCCGCAAGCCCGACAGGTGTGTGGGCTGGGAATGCCAATGCGATTGCATCGTATTATTCAGGATGGCGCATAAAAACACCAAAAACCGGCTGGTTTGCCTATGTGCAAGCTGAAGCTGTGTTCTATCTGTTCGATGGTAGCACGTGGAATGTGTATAAGGGTGTTGTGCCATTAGGTTCAGCTGCTGCACCGTCCTATAGTTTTATCGGGGATAGTGATACCGGCATTTACAGCCCGGGTGCAAATCAGGTCGCTATTGCGACGGGCGGAGTGCAACGTATGTCGGTGGATGCATCTGGCAATACCAATGTTGCAGGAGTTTTGGCGACATCCAATCATACCATTACCTCGAATAGTTCCACAGCTTTGATTGTTGGCCCTAATGGCGCCACTAATCCCGTATTGCAGATCGATGATTCTACAGTTTCACAAAATGCAGGACTGAAACTGGTGGGTGGCACGACGGGTACGGCTCCGCAATTGCAAGTTACATCGCCGGATACCAATCAGGCATTAGTATTTTTGACCAAGGGAAATTCGCCATTCCGTTTTTCGAATAACTCAGCCGCAGTTGCAACGCCAAACACCGACCCGACTGTCAAAATCCGAAATCTTTCGGCCACTACGAATAATGCCAGTGTATTACAGTTTGAAAATACCAGTGGGCAAGCGGTTGCGCAAATTGATGGCGTGAATGAAAGCCACAGCGTGAAAACCGGTTCGATGGTATTTTATACCGGTATTTCTGGAACGCTGACACAAGTAATGAAGCTGGACAGCTCGGCGAATGTAATTTTCGGAACCGCAGCTATTTCAACCAGCGCAACGAATGGTTTTGTTTATATCCCCACCTGTGCGGGTGCGCCTACGGGTGTTCCAACATCTTACACAGGGCGCGTCCCGATGGTTTACGACACAACAAACAACAAACTATGCATCTACAACGGCGCATGGAAAACCGTAACGCTGACTTAA
- a CDS encoding phage tail tube protein, giving the protein MTQNARTGRTLLIADGTGVGATVIAAMRSTNFTIQGKAVDVTDKSSTNQYRELLAGAGVVSVTVGAKGLLSGSTQTQTLVTRAISRSVDSYRITFDNGDVLEGPFQLVQFEAAGDYNNEQTYQLSFESAGALTFTTV; this is encoded by the coding sequence ATGACCCAAAACGCCCGAACCGGACGGACCTTGCTGATTGCCGATGGCACAGGAGTTGGCGCAACCGTGATTGCTGCGATGCGATCGACGAATTTTACTATTCAAGGCAAGGCCGTTGATGTCACCGATAAAAGCAGCACCAACCAATACCGAGAATTATTGGCAGGTGCTGGCGTGGTTAGCGTAACCGTTGGAGCCAAGGGATTGCTGAGCGGTTCAACACAAACGCAAACACTTGTCACAAGGGCGATTAGCCGCAGCGTAGATAGCTACCGGATTACCTTTGATAACGGCGATGTATTGGAAGGACCATTCCAGTTGGTACAGTTTGAAGCAGCGGGTGATTATAATAACGAGCAAACCTATCAGCTTAGTTTTGAATCCGCTGGCGCGCTCACATTTACTACGGTGTAA
- a CDS encoding DUF2460 domain-containing protein gives MAFDEVQFPLRVGFGSSGGPAFSTEIVTIDGGYERRNQNWSQARRHFDASTGLRNASDVATLITFFHARAGRARGFRVKDWSDYTSAADGLSASAFNDQSIGTGNGTLTQFQLKKNYISASITHARDIRKPVSGSVTIGVNGVQALSGWSVDTATGIVTFATAPIAAAAITAGFTFDVPVRFDTDQLRLSAQDFQQYTSSIPLVEVRV, from the coding sequence ATGGCCTTTGATGAAGTTCAGTTTCCGTTACGCGTAGGTTTTGGCAGTTCCGGCGGGCCAGCCTTTTCAACCGAAATCGTTACGATTGATGGCGGGTATGAACGTCGCAACCAGAACTGGAGCCAGGCGCGCAGACATTTTGATGCATCAACAGGTTTACGTAATGCAAGCGATGTTGCAACGCTAATTACATTCTTCCATGCGCGCGCGGGTCGTGCACGGGGTTTTCGTGTGAAGGACTGGAGCGATTATACAAGCGCAGCAGATGGCCTTTCCGCCAGTGCATTTAATGATCAGAGTATCGGCACGGGTAATGGCACACTTACGCAATTTCAACTCAAGAAAAACTATATCAGTGCCAGTATTACCCATGCACGCGATATACGAAAACCTGTTTCAGGCAGCGTGACCATTGGCGTAAATGGTGTGCAGGCATTAAGCGGGTGGAGCGTGGATACTGCAACCGGTATTGTCACCTTTGCGACGGCGCCGATTGCTGCTGCCGCGATTACCGCTGGCTTTACCTTTGATGTTCCTGTGCGGTTTGATACCGACCAGCTACGTTTAAGCGCGCAGGACTTTCAGCAATATACATCCAGTATTCCGTTGGTGGAGGTGCGGGTATGA
- a CDS encoding phage tail protein: MASLVLTIGGSALGNALLPGIGGALLGGIGAYVGGQIDNAVFGSSHIKGPRLENLKIQDSTYGKSIPVVYGNARIAGNVIWTSDLIETLSSDQVGGKGGSTSASVQRASYSVDCAIAIGMGMAGASIGNIRTIWADSKIIYSDGRWNANVIADAEFYTGTETQNPSPLMEGYLGVGNVPAYRGVAYAVFHRLQLANFGNRLPNMTFECYPADASVAPRFLGATNSALLSRPQTAASYNAMPAIPLARAGSSITRMVMGGVIQTGTSFQFAAVEMDLTGNVPVEINRSLSASITRSSDMVDVSWALSPDGTSIAFYMQHSDAFNPATIAIYKIASRSFGTLLSDNLGYSSALNQIAWLDEQRFVLQDVVSGECGVRVYAMAGTAVVSLGFFGVWGVGSSATRYPLPFAQFCKLSGGLCFLMGDVAVTPTSLYTRTLAWQNNGLVVGSEILLSNTLAGFSSINCALLPLSANEFVLARLGTSDIRLLSFTANFNTSIVTRGWTSIAISPSGDLSISIRDGRICFLHEAFSTVSYRYGEIAVTATGFSLTTASTLVTGSYSGTLNNFSLYPVDATRFVVQATGGSGIISRIALIERAAAEQNLSAIVADILTRAGYVGSDYDVSALGNSSVQGYVVDDVSSARAALEPLQAYQPFDLIETDGILKAKIYSAAINITVPESEVRASPEKQDQPPALQTTRGQELDLPREVSVDYLDPALDFQRGSQRARRIASNAMAVETMRLPVVCPAQKAKQIAESQLYRRWAERSEHELYINRNYAPLDTGDVISFSGQALRITHINQQGGVLKTQAVPISDLVLNSSAIADGGKGVSRDMLSLISSTLCLIDAGLLQAEDDQPGFYVAMSGSAAWPGASLMRSTDGSNYAVQDSFSLPATIGLATTVLPPRPVHYMDRASTVTVALLRGNLSSCSSADLFNGSNAALLGDEIIQFQNANLNADGTVTLSNLLRGRKGSEGATSTHITGERFVLLQPATVHFLPLNSSDRGRTFYYRAASIGQDVHDVADTVFVPQINNLKPLAPCHVTANRNSSLDITLAWKRRARSNSEWIDLIDVPLDETSELYDVEIMNGSTVVRSFLNQPSPMLTYTAAQQIADFGAAQSTVTINIYQLSARFGRGNPAIATV, from the coding sequence ATGGCATCGCTTGTTTTAACGATTGGCGGGTCAGCGCTGGGCAACGCGCTATTGCCGGGTATTGGCGGCGCGTTGCTGGGTGGGATTGGCGCGTATGTTGGCGGGCAGATCGATAATGCGGTATTTGGAAGCAGTCATATTAAAGGCCCGCGTCTTGAAAATCTGAAAATCCAAGATTCTACCTATGGCAAATCTATTCCCGTGGTGTATGGCAATGCGCGTATTGCAGGAAATGTAATTTGGACAAGTGATTTAATTGAAACATTATCGAGCGATCAGGTAGGCGGGAAGGGCGGCAGCACCAGCGCATCGGTGCAGCGCGCCAGCTATTCGGTGGATTGCGCAATTGCAATTGGTATGGGGATGGCCGGTGCCAGCATTGGCAACATCCGCACCATTTGGGCAGATAGTAAAATTATTTACAGCGATGGCAGATGGAATGCGAATGTCATCGCAGATGCCGAATTTTATACCGGCACGGAAACACAAAACCCGTCCCCCTTGATGGAAGGGTATTTGGGTGTTGGTAACGTACCCGCGTATCGCGGCGTTGCGTATGCGGTGTTTCATCGCTTGCAGCTTGCCAATTTTGGCAACCGACTGCCGAATATGACGTTTGAATGCTATCCCGCTGATGCCAGCGTTGCGCCGCGCTTTCTTGGCGCAACAAATTCTGCCTTACTATCGCGTCCGCAAACCGCAGCCAGTTATAATGCGATGCCAGCTATTCCGCTTGCGCGCGCAGGTTCCAGCATTACGCGCATGGTGATGGGCGGCGTTATCCAAACCGGAACATCCTTTCAATTCGCTGCGGTTGAAATGGATTTGACAGGCAATGTGCCCGTTGAAATCAACCGCAGCTTAAGTGCCAGCATTACCCGCAGCAGCGATATGGTGGATGTAAGCTGGGCGTTAAGCCCGGATGGAACCAGCATCGCATTTTATATGCAGCATTCAGATGCCTTTAATCCGGCGACGATTGCGATTTATAAAATTGCCTCGCGTAGCTTTGGAACTCTTTTGAGCGATAATCTTGGCTATTCCAGCGCGCTTAATCAAATCGCATGGCTTGATGAACAGCGCTTCGTGTTACAGGATGTGGTTTCAGGTGAATGCGGCGTTCGTGTGTATGCGATGGCCGGCACAGCGGTAGTATCGCTGGGATTTTTTGGGGTATGGGGTGTTGGCAGCAGTGCAACCCGTTATCCATTGCCTTTTGCGCAATTTTGTAAATTATCTGGCGGGCTTTGCTTCTTGATGGGTGATGTGGCTGTCACGCCGACATCGCTTTATACGCGCACACTGGCTTGGCAGAATAATGGTTTGGTGGTTGGTAGTGAAATTCTGTTGAGTAACACGTTGGCAGGTTTTAGTTCGATCAATTGCGCATTATTGCCGCTTAGTGCGAATGAATTTGTGCTTGCGCGCCTAGGCACATCTGATATTCGTTTGCTTAGCTTTACTGCCAATTTCAATACATCGATTGTAACGCGTGGCTGGACAAGCATAGCAATATCGCCAAGCGGTGATTTATCAATTTCTATCCGAGATGGACGCATCTGTTTTCTGCACGAAGCGTTTAGCACGGTTTCATATCGGTACGGCGAAATCGCTGTAACAGCGACGGGATTTAGTTTAACAACGGCCAGCACACTGGTAACGGGAAGTTACAGCGGTACGTTAAATAACTTTAGTTTGTATCCGGTTGATGCGACGCGGTTTGTGGTGCAGGCAACAGGGGGTTCCGGCATCATTTCCCGCATTGCGTTGATTGAGCGTGCAGCAGCTGAGCAGAACCTGAGTGCTATCGTCGCGGATATTTTAACGCGCGCAGGATATGTGGGTAGTGATTATGATGTCAGCGCGCTTGGCAATTCCAGTGTACAGGGATATGTGGTGGATGATGTTTCATCCGCGAGAGCTGCACTTGAACCATTGCAAGCCTATCAGCCTTTTGATCTGATTGAAACGGATGGCATTTTAAAAGCAAAAATATATAGCGCAGCAATTAATATAACCGTGCCGGAAAGCGAAGTTCGCGCATCACCAGAAAAGCAAGACCAACCACCTGCATTACAGACAACGCGCGGGCAGGAACTGGATTTACCGCGTGAGGTAAGTGTGGATTACCTTGACCCCGCGCTTGATTTCCAGCGCGGGTCGCAACGTGCACGCCGTATTGCGAGTAATGCCATGGCAGTTGAAACCATGCGCCTGCCCGTTGTGTGCCCAGCGCAAAAAGCGAAACAGATTGCTGAAAGCCAGCTTTACCGGCGATGGGCAGAACGTAGCGAGCATGAATTGTATATCAATCGTAATTACGCGCCGTTGGATACCGGTGATGTGATTAGCTTTTCAGGGCAGGCGCTGCGCATCACGCACATCAATCAGCAGGGCGGGGTCTTAAAAACGCAGGCTGTTCCCATTTCCGATTTGGTGTTGAATAGTTCGGCAATTGCGGATGGCGGCAAGGGTGTAAGCCGCGATATGCTATCGCTGATTTCCAGTACGCTTTGTTTGATCGATGCCGGGTTGCTTCAGGCTGAAGATGATCAGCCAGGATTTTATGTGGCCATGTCCGGCTCTGCCGCATGGCCTGGCGCAAGTCTGATGCGTTCAACCGATGGTAGTAATTACGCGGTGCAAGACAGTTTCAGTTTGCCTGCAACCATTGGTTTGGCAACAACGGTCTTACCGCCGCGCCCAGTGCATTATATGGACAGAGCAAGCACCGTAACGGTTGCCTTACTTCGTGGCAATCTTTCCAGTTGCAGTAGCGCGGATTTATTTAATGGTAGTAATGCGGCATTGCTTGGCGATGAAATCATCCAGTTTCAGAATGCCAATTTGAACGCAGATGGCACTGTTACGCTTTCAAACTTGCTGCGTGGCCGCAAGGGGAGTGAAGGTGCAACATCAACCCACATTACGGGGGAGCGTTTTGTCTTACTTCAACCCGCAACCGTGCATTTCTTGCCATTGAACAGCAGCGATCGTGGCCGAACATTTTATTACCGCGCTGCTTCCATCGGACAGGATGTGCATGATGTGGCAGACACTGTGTTTGTACCGCAGATAAACAATCTAAAGCCCCTTGCACCGTGTCATGTGACGGCAAACCGTAATAGTAGCCTGGATATAACGCTGGCATGGAAACGCCGCGCCCGCAGCAATAGCGAATGGATTGATTTAATCGACGTACCGCTTGATGAGACAAGCGAGTTATATGATGTTGAAATTATGAATGGCAGCACTGTGGTTAGAAGCTTTCTAAACCAGCCAAGCCCGATGCTAACTTATACAGCCGCGCAGCAGATTGCCGATTTTGGTGCGGCGCAAAGCACCGTCACCATCAACATATATCAGCTGAGTGCGCGTTTTGGACGCGGCAATCCAGCAATTGCCACAGTTTAA
- a CDS encoding 3TM-type holin, producing the protein MFEIIFPFISKLIDRIIPDETTRAAAKLELMKSENQQVLNEMQASLSAILVEGGSSDKWTSRARPSFLYVMYGVIVLCFVGGIIGIWYPAATTQAAANINALLRALPQDLYNLFAMGYLGYAGARSFDKWHKTK; encoded by the coding sequence ATGTTTGAAATTATATTTCCGTTTATTTCCAAGCTAATTGACCGGATTATTCCGGATGAAACAACGCGCGCCGCCGCCAAACTGGAACTGATGAAGTCAGAAAACCAGCAGGTGTTAAACGAAATGCAGGCAAGCCTTTCTGCCATATTGGTTGAAGGCGGCAGTAGTGATAAATGGACAAGCCGCGCGCGCCCTAGCTTTCTTTATGTGATGTATGGCGTGATTGTATTATGCTTTGTTGGCGGGATTATTGGCATCTGGTATCCCGCAGCAACCACGCAGGCAGCAGCCAATATCAACGCCTTGCTGCGTGCCTTGCCGCAGGATTTATATAATTTGTTTGCGATGGGTTATCTGGGGTATGCGGGTGCCAGAAGTTTTGACAAATGGCATAAGACTAAATGA